A single genomic interval of Oscillatoria sp. FACHB-1407 harbors:
- a CDS encoding TlyA family RNA methyltransferase, with the protein MKQRLDTLLVDLNLCSSRQQAQSLIRAGEVMVNQQVVDKPGTEIETTAHIHIKERSPFVSRGGEKLAKALTEFKVAVAGRVCLDGGISTGGFTDCLLQAGADRVYGIDVGYGQVAWELRQDPRVILRERTNLRHLTPEDLYTEDQPRPDLGVVDVSFISLTKVLSALWQLLEPPHEVVLLVKPQFEVGREKVGKKGVVRDPRDQAGAIAQVLEASQGLGWHYCGLTWSPLLGPAGNIEYLLWLQDQSFVSSPSLADLQTLTETANRVLHNRD; encoded by the coding sequence TTGAAACAACGCCTCGACACCCTTCTGGTAGACCTTAACCTCTGCTCCTCTCGACAACAGGCACAGAGCCTGATTCGGGCAGGGGAAGTCATGGTCAATCAACAGGTAGTTGATAAACCGGGCACGGAGATTGAGACGACTGCCCACATTCACATTAAGGAGCGATCGCCCTTTGTCTCCAGAGGCGGTGAAAAACTGGCAAAAGCCCTTACAGAATTCAAGGTCGCTGTGGCAGGACGGGTGTGCCTGGATGGGGGAATCTCGACAGGAGGCTTCACGGACTGTCTACTGCAAGCGGGAGCCGATCGCGTCTATGGCATCGACGTAGGCTATGGGCAGGTCGCGTGGGAGTTGCGTCAAGACCCGCGTGTCATTCTTCGGGAACGGACCAATCTACGCCATCTCACTCCTGAAGATCTGTACACCGAAGACCAACCCCGTCCCGATCTGGGGGTTGTGGATGTGTCGTTTATCTCGCTGACCAAAGTTCTGTCCGCGTTATGGCAGTTGCTCGAACCGCCCCACGAGGTCGTGTTACTCGTCAAACCGCAATTTGAAGTGGGACGAGAGAAAGTCGGTAAAAAGGGAGTTGTGCGAGATCCGCGTGATCAAGCAGGAGCGATCGCCCAGGTTCTAGAAGCCTCGCAGGGGCTAGGGTGGCACTATTGCGGGTTAACCTGGTCGCCGTTATTAGGTCCAGCAGGCAACATTGAATATTTGCTCTGGTTACAAGATCAGAGCTTCGTTAGCTCACCTTCCCTTGCCGATCTACAAACCCTGACGGAAACGGCAAACCGGGTTTTGCACAACAGAGATTAA
- a CDS encoding photosystem I reaction center subunit X has translation MIHALLLAAQQTENATSLFSWQGTPFIIGFSLLVLLIASRTIEQPHVGPKAPLGPLGPIFNNISLAGFIASMSFGHILGVLATLTLSGLIQN, from the coding sequence TTGATTCACGCTCTATTGTTAGCTGCACAGCAAACCGAAAACGCTACTTCACTGTTTTCCTGGCAGGGAACGCCTTTTATCATCGGTTTTTCCTTGTTAGTGTTACTCATTGCCTCGCGTACGATTGAACAACCCCACGTTGGACCAAAAGCCCCTCTGGGACCCCTGGGACCGATATTTAATAACATCAGTTTGGCTGGTTTCATTGCATCCATGAGTTTTGGTCATATTTTGGGCGTGTTGGCAACGCTGACCTTATCTGGATTGATTCAAAATTAA
- a CDS encoding orange carotenoid protein N-terminal domain-containing protein has translation MTFTNTDAIAKCVQAFKKLDLNGQLSALAALYSEVKTSVTSHSTAMAASSEVDQLIKHINEMREEDRLQFLQDVLSEKATKSDETALDPHPSKALLELVPGGVTPPIDQYNDMSINSRLTVWYRFGQMMENQLSSIMAQNPPSPEANELISSLKQCDFDQQIAFLNKVI, from the coding sequence ATGACATTTACAAATACGGATGCGATCGCCAAGTGCGTCCAGGCATTTAAAAAACTCGATTTGAATGGACAATTGAGTGCGTTAGCCGCTCTCTACAGTGAAGTTAAAACTTCTGTCACGAGCCATTCCACTGCAATGGCAGCTTCTTCTGAAGTAGATCAGTTGATCAAACACATCAACGAGATGCGGGAAGAGGATCGACTGCAATTTTTGCAGGATGTGTTGTCAGAGAAGGCAACCAAGTCAGATGAAACAGCCCTCGACCCCCATCCCAGCAAAGCTTTACTGGAATTAGTACCAGGGGGAGTCACTCCACCGATCGATCAATACAACGATATGAGCATCAACTCTCGTTTAACGGTCTGGTATCGGTTTGGTCAGATGATGGAGAACCAACTGTCTTCCATCATGGCTCAAAATCCACCCTCTCCTGAAGCGAACGAACTGATTAGCTCTTTGAAGCAATGCGACTTTGATCAACAAATTGCGTTTCTGAACAAAGTGATTTAA
- a CDS encoding 4a-hydroxytetrahydrobiopterin dehydratase has product MLLSGAEAVANPNLVRLTQVEVTQQLRQLPGWETDGQRLYRTYRFANFVEAIAFVNRLVAPAEAAAHHPDLTISYNVVTVSLTTHDAGGLTQQDFDLARQISAL; this is encoded by the coding sequence ATGCTTCTCAGTGGAGCCGAGGCAGTTGCGAACCCAAATTTAGTGCGGCTAACCCAGGTTGAAGTCACGCAACAGTTGCGCCAATTACCAGGCTGGGAAACTGACGGGCAACGGCTTTACCGAACGTATCGGTTTGCTAATTTTGTGGAGGCGATTGCCTTTGTAAATCGATTAGTGGCTCCTGCGGAAGCTGCCGCCCACCATCCCGACCTCACCATCTCCTACAACGTCGTGACAGTCAGTCTGACAACCCATGATGCAGGTGGTTTGACCCAACAAGACTTCGACCTGGCACGCCAAATCTCTGCGCTATAG
- a CDS encoding type I secretion system permease/ATPase: MITNDQLASIAWDAPPLCWLTPEQQLKVKEQAQLRQCTLGEVIWSNDAPGSEFLVLTGNVRLVPDEGKPTLLKPGDWFGDFPELTNQWKARAASKEVVVVEWRSPMWKSLSTAEMQQFWMGLRSRYQPEFTDAPKPLTGYPFVGAINTGAACLTMLSQYLETPNQLDWVQRQLQGQRPKDMVNAAEKLGIQLRRLLIGDWSDLRLIKFPAILRWQDQRWVVAYGVRGDRLVIADPLNPEQTALSVPRTAVETAWDGQLWQAELTQKQDRFSLMWFLPAVWKFRGLLGEVLTASFTLQILGLTTPIITQVIIDKVMVQESIPTLDVMAVALLAVACFEALLGTLRMFIFTHTTNRLDMALSAQVFRHLLRLPLSYFEARRVGDTVARVQELEEIRQFLTSTALTVILDSIFSVVYLAVMFYYNVTLTWVALAVLPLFALLTLFATPILRNWLNETFNRSADSQSFLVETVTGIHSVKAHAAEKASRDRWEGLYARFIRTGFKASTTANISNHLGDFLTSFSAMLILWFGARLVINQDLTIGQLVAFQMLSGRVTGPLLRLVQLWQNLQEVLLAVDRIGDILNVAPEAEPGTGLVLPPLHGNVVFDQVFFRYQANQEPILRGVSFTVEPGMFVGIVGRSGSGKSTLSKLIQRLYLSESGRILIDGFDIKSADLASLRPQIAVVLQEDFLFNGSILENITLGNPEVTAEQVVEAARLAVAHDFICDLPHGYDTNVGERGTALSGGQRQRITLARMFLSDAPIIILDEATSHLDAETEQQVLENLQRISRGRTVFLIAHRFAPLKRADLILAMEKGVIAERGTHDSLLMQKGLYWSLYQRQQLSV, translated from the coding sequence ATGATTACAAACGACCAACTTGCCAGCATTGCATGGGATGCCCCACCCCTGTGTTGGTTGACTCCAGAGCAACAGTTGAAAGTTAAAGAACAGGCTCAACTTCGTCAATGCACCTTGGGGGAAGTGATCTGGTCAAATGATGCTCCGGGAAGCGAGTTTCTGGTGCTGACGGGTAATGTACGGTTGGTGCCAGATGAGGGTAAGCCGACCTTGCTGAAACCGGGCGATTGGTTTGGTGACTTCCCAGAGTTGACGAACCAGTGGAAGGCACGCGCCGCCAGCAAGGAAGTGGTGGTTGTGGAATGGCGATCGCCGATGTGGAAGTCGCTGTCTACGGCGGAGATGCAGCAGTTCTGGATGGGATTGCGATCGCGCTATCAACCCGAATTCACGGATGCGCCGAAACCGCTGACGGGCTATCCCTTTGTAGGGGCGATCAACACCGGGGCTGCCTGTCTCACCATGTTGTCGCAATACCTGGAAACCCCTAACCAACTCGATTGGGTGCAGCGGCAGTTGCAGGGGCAGCGTCCAAAAGATATGGTCAATGCGGCTGAAAAGTTGGGCATTCAACTCCGCCGTTTGCTCATTGGAGATTGGAGTGATCTGCGCCTGATCAAGTTTCCAGCGATTTTGCGCTGGCAGGATCAGCGATGGGTGGTGGCGTATGGGGTTCGGGGCGATCGCCTGGTGATTGCCGATCCGCTCAACCCTGAGCAAACTGCCCTGAGTGTGCCACGAACCGCTGTTGAGACAGCCTGGGATGGACAACTCTGGCAAGCCGAGCTAACGCAAAAGCAAGACCGCTTTAGCCTTATGTGGTTTTTGCCTGCGGTCTGGAAGTTTCGGGGCTTGTTGGGCGAGGTCTTGACTGCCTCGTTTACGCTGCAAATTCTGGGTTTGACGACTCCCATCATTACGCAGGTCATTATTGACAAAGTGATGGTGCAAGAAAGCATCCCGACGCTGGACGTAATGGCGGTGGCTCTCCTGGCAGTCGCGTGCTTTGAGGCACTGCTGGGCACGCTGCGGATGTTTATCTTTACCCACACGACAAATCGCCTGGATATGGCGTTGTCGGCACAGGTATTCCGCCATCTGTTGCGGTTGCCCCTGTCCTATTTTGAGGCGCGTCGGGTAGGGGATACGGTGGCGCGAGTTCAGGAATTGGAGGAAATCCGCCAGTTCCTCACCAGCACTGCCCTGACGGTGATTCTCGATAGCATCTTCTCCGTGGTCTACCTGGCGGTGATGTTTTACTACAACGTTACGCTGACCTGGGTTGCACTGGCGGTGTTGCCGTTGTTTGCTCTTTTGACGTTATTCGCCACGCCCATTCTGCGGAACTGGTTGAACGAAACCTTTAACCGCAGTGCCGATAGCCAATCCTTTTTGGTGGAAACCGTCACCGGAATTCACTCTGTTAAGGCACATGCCGCCGAAAAAGCATCGCGCGATCGCTGGGAAGGACTGTACGCCCGCTTTATTCGTACAGGCTTCAAAGCCAGCACTACAGCGAATATCAGTAATCACCTGGGTGATTTTCTGACCAGCTTTTCCGCCATGCTGATCCTCTGGTTTGGAGCACGTTTAGTGATCAACCAGGATCTCACCATTGGTCAGTTAGTGGCGTTTCAAATGTTGTCGGGTCGGGTGACAGGACCTCTATTGCGATTAGTACAACTCTGGCAAAACTTGCAGGAAGTGCTGCTGGCGGTCGATCGCATTGGTGATATTCTCAACGTCGCCCCGGAAGCAGAACCGGGAACGGGTTTGGTGCTGCCTCCTCTGCACGGCAATGTTGTGTTTGATCAAGTGTTCTTCCGCTATCAAGCAAACCAGGAACCGATCCTGCGAGGAGTCTCCTTCACCGTTGAACCCGGAATGTTTGTCGGCATTGTGGGACGCAGCGGATCAGGTAAGAGTACCCTGTCTAAACTGATTCAGCGGCTCTATCTGTCGGAGTCTGGACGCATTCTGATTGATGGGTTTGATATCAAGAGTGCTGATCTGGCATCCCTGCGACCCCAAATAGCCGTCGTGTTGCAGGAGGATTTCCTGTTCAACGGTTCCATTCTGGAGAATATTACCCTGGGCAACCCAGAAGTCACCGCTGAACAGGTAGTGGAAGCGGCTCGATTGGCAGTCGCCCATGACTTCATCTGCGATTTGCCCCATGGGTATGACACTAATGTGGGTGAACGAGGCACCGCCCTGTCGGGTGGTCAGCGGCAACGAATTACGTTGGCTCGCATGTTCCTCTCGGATGCGCCCATCATCATTCTGGATGAGGCGACTAGCCACCTCGATGCTGAGACAGAACAGCAAGTGTTAGAAAACCTGCAACGCATCTCTAGAGGTCGGACTGTTTTCCTGATTGCGCACCGCTTTGCTCCACTCAAACGAGCAGATTTAATTTTGGCAATGGAAAAAGGAGTCATTGCCGAGCGGGGCACTCATGATTCGCTGTTGATGCAGAAGGGGTTGTATTGGTCGCTCTATCAGCGGCAACAACTCTCGGTGTAG
- a CDS encoding peptidylprolyl isomerase, translated as MSSEPFLTINDQPISLRKAFQYLQVNRKLDGFIGEIVRQFVIEQELESNTTLQIGSGVVEQAVIDFRLQQQLTDPKKFQEWLTANGLNYETFHNQIAYGFKVRKLKEDVTANRLQEYFIERKVFLDRVVLSRIIVADQELADELKSQILEGAKFEQLAREYSLTDDKVMNGMVGPVSRGTMPDILRSAIDLAKPGDVVGPLGMEGRWGLFRIEEILSATLDDAQVKQGLQDELFEQWLAERIQKLPIKLQVGE; from the coding sequence ATGAGTTCTGAACCGTTTCTGACCATTAACGATCAACCGATCTCACTCCGCAAGGCATTCCAGTACTTACAGGTCAATCGCAAACTGGATGGATTCATCGGTGAAATTGTTCGCCAGTTTGTCATTGAGCAAGAGCTAGAATCCAATACCACCTTACAGATCGGGTCTGGTGTGGTGGAGCAAGCCGTCATTGACTTTCGATTACAGCAGCAGTTGACCGACCCTAAGAAATTTCAGGAATGGCTAACTGCGAATGGGCTGAATTACGAAACCTTCCATAATCAAATTGCTTACGGCTTCAAAGTCCGCAAGCTCAAAGAGGATGTCACCGCTAATCGCTTGCAGGAGTATTTCATCGAACGCAAGGTATTTCTCGATCGCGTTGTGCTCTCGCGCATCATCGTCGCCGATCAGGAACTGGCGGATGAGCTAAAAAGTCAGATTCTAGAAGGCGCAAAGTTTGAGCAATTGGCTCGTGAATATTCCCTGACAGACGATAAAGTGATGAATGGCATGGTGGGTCCGGTAAGCCGGGGTACGATGCCTGACATTTTGCGGTCTGCGATTGATCTCGCCAAACCGGGTGATGTCGTGGGTCCGTTGGGTATGGAAGGACGGTGGGGCTTGTTCCGGATCGAAGAAATTCTCTCAGCCACCCTCGACGATGCCCAGGTGAAACAGGGGTTGCAGGACGAATTGTTTGAACAGTGGTTGGCAGAGCGCATCCAAAAGCTTCCCATTAAGCTACAGGTAGGAGAATGA
- the lipA gene encoding lipoyl synthase: protein MTVKPSKPEWLRVKAPQWERVGSVKEILRDLSLNTVCEEASCPNIGECFNHGTATFLIMGPACTRACPYCDIDFEKKPKALDPTEPTRLAEAVRRMKLNHVVITSVNRDDLPDGGASQFDRCIQAIRQVSPDTTIEVLIPDLCGNWDALEIILQANPEVLNHNTETVPRLYRRVRPQGDYGRSLEVLQKSRQLAPHVYTKSGIMVGLGETDEEIRQVMQDLRSVDCDILTIGQYLQPSPKHLPVQRFVTPGEFDTWRQWGEELGFLQIVASPLTRSSYHAEQVRELMKEFPREPELRQDHH, encoded by the coding sequence GTGACGGTTAAACCGAGTAAGCCAGAGTGGTTGCGGGTTAAAGCTCCTCAATGGGAGCGGGTTGGCAGTGTTAAAGAGATTTTGCGCGATTTGTCGCTCAATACGGTGTGTGAAGAGGCGTCCTGCCCTAATATCGGGGAGTGTTTCAACCACGGCACCGCTACATTTTTGATTATGGGACCCGCCTGTACGCGAGCCTGTCCCTATTGCGACATCGACTTTGAAAAGAAACCCAAAGCACTCGACCCTACGGAACCTACCCGTCTGGCAGAAGCGGTACGTCGCATGAAGCTAAACCATGTGGTGATTACCTCGGTGAACCGGGATGATCTGCCCGATGGGGGTGCATCGCAGTTCGATCGCTGTATTCAAGCCATTCGCCAGGTTTCGCCTGATACCACCATTGAGGTTTTGATTCCCGATCTGTGTGGGAACTGGGATGCGCTGGAGATCATTCTGCAAGCCAACCCAGAGGTGCTGAACCACAACACCGAGACAGTGCCTCGGCTCTATCGGCGGGTGCGTCCTCAGGGAGACTATGGGCGATCGCTCGAAGTGTTGCAAAAGTCGCGACAACTGGCTCCCCACGTCTATACCAAGTCGGGCATTATGGTCGGTCTGGGCGAAACCGATGAAGAAATTCGGCAGGTGATGCAGGATTTGCGATCGGTGGATTGTGACATTCTGACGATTGGGCAATATCTCCAACCCAGTCCTAAACACCTGCCCGTACAGCGATTTGTCACCCCCGGAGAATTTGATACCTGGCGGCAGTGGGGTGAAGAACTGGGATTTTTACAAATTGTTGCATCTCCGTTAACCCGCAGTTCCTATCATGCGGAACAGGTCAGAGAACTGATGAAAGAGTTTCCTAGAGAACCAGAGTTGCGTCAAGACCATCATTAA
- a CDS encoding AAA family ATPase → MTSPRLLLLIGLPGSGKTTLAKRLLETQPGRIWISTDAIRGQLFGDEAVQGPWIRIWAELQRQLHQAALHISKGAAQEVILDATNAVRRNRRETIALVRHCGFDHLTGLWLDVPLEVCLKRNQQRDRQVPLDVIERMHRRLNGAPPSLQEGFDCLIHYRSF, encoded by the coding sequence TTGACTTCTCCCCGCCTGCTGCTGCTGATTGGGTTGCCGGGTAGTGGCAAGACTACACTGGCAAAGCGATTGCTGGAGACGCAACCGGGACGGATCTGGATTTCGACTGATGCAATTCGGGGGCAATTGTTTGGTGATGAAGCGGTTCAGGGACCTTGGATACGGATCTGGGCTGAGTTACAGCGACAGTTGCATCAAGCGGCACTCCACATTTCCAAGGGCGCAGCACAAGAGGTAATCCTGGATGCCACGAATGCCGTCCGCCGCAACCGACGAGAGACGATCGCCCTGGTTCGTCATTGTGGCTTTGATCATCTCACCGGATTGTGGCTCGACGTTCCCCTGGAGGTTTGCCTGAAGCGGAATCAACAGCGCGATCGCCAGGTGCCACTGGATGTGATCGAACGGATGCATCGTCGCCTCAACGGCGCACCTCCTAGCCTGCAAGAGGGGTTTGATTGCCTGATTCACTATCGCTCCTTTTAG
- a CDS encoding glucose-1-phosphate adenylyltransferase, translated as MKQVLAIILGGGAGTRLYPLTKLRAKPAVPLAGKYRLIDIPVSNCINSDIYKIYVLTQFNSASLNRHISRTYNFSGFHEGFVEILAAQQTPENPNWFQGTADAVRQYAWLFDEFDVDEYLILSGDHLYRMDYTEFIQRHRETNADITISVIPIDEKRASDFGLMKIDDSGRVVDFSEKPKGEALKQMQVDTTTLGLSPEEAKQSPYIASMGIYVFKKDVLMNVLKRSPEQTDFGKEIIPASSKEYNVQAYLFNGYWEDIGTIEAFYDANLALTQQPQPPFSFYDEQAPIYTRGRYLPPTKLLDCHITESMIGEGCILKNCTIHHSVLGIRTRVESGSTIQDALIMGADFYQPYAERQENCDRKGVPLGIGANTTIRRAIIDKNACIGCDVQIINKDRVEEAERESQGFYIRNGIVVVLKNATIPDGTII; from the coding sequence GTGAAGCAAGTATTAGCGATCATCTTAGGCGGCGGTGCGGGCACCCGTCTTTATCCCTTAACAAAGTTACGGGCTAAACCGGCTGTTCCGTTGGCGGGCAAATATCGCTTGATTGATATTCCTGTCAGCAATTGCATTAACTCAGACATTTATAAAATCTACGTTCTCACTCAATTCAATTCGGCATCCTTAAACCGCCACATCTCCCGGACTTACAACTTCTCTGGATTCCATGAGGGGTTTGTGGAAATTCTGGCAGCCCAACAAACACCCGAAAACCCCAATTGGTTTCAGGGCACAGCCGATGCGGTACGGCAATATGCGTGGTTATTTGACGAGTTCGATGTAGATGAGTACCTGATTTTGTCGGGGGATCATCTGTATCGGATGGACTACACCGAGTTCATTCAACGCCATCGCGAAACAAATGCTGATATCACCATTTCAGTGATTCCAATTGATGAAAAGCGGGCCTCTGACTTTGGCTTGATGAAAATTGATGACTCCGGTCGAGTCGTTGACTTCAGCGAAAAACCCAAGGGAGAAGCCCTGAAGCAAATGCAGGTAGACACGACTACGCTGGGTCTGTCGCCCGAAGAGGCAAAACAAAGCCCCTATATTGCTTCGATGGGGATTTACGTCTTTAAGAAAGACGTGTTGATGAACGTGTTGAAGCGATCGCCCGAACAGACTGACTTCGGCAAGGAAATCATCCCCGCTTCGTCGAAGGAATACAACGTCCAGGCCTATCTATTTAACGGCTACTGGGAAGATATCGGAACCATTGAAGCCTTTTACGACGCTAATTTGGCACTGACCCAGCAACCCCAACCCCCCTTCAGCTTCTACGACGAACAGGCACCGATTTATACCAGGGGTCGCTATCTACCTCCCACGAAATTGCTCGACTGCCACATTACTGAGTCGATGATTGGCGAGGGTTGCATTCTGAAGAACTGCACCATTCACCATTCCGTTTTGGGAATCCGGACTCGTGTTGAGTCAGGTAGCACGATTCAAGACGCGCTGATCATGGGGGCTGACTTCTATCAACCCTATGCGGAACGGCAGGAGAACTGCGATCGCAAAGGTGTTCCCCTCGGTATTGGCGCGAACACCACCATTCGTCGTGCCATCATCGACAAAAATGCCTGCATTGGCTGCGATGTGCAGATCATCAACAAAGACCGCGTGGAAGAAGCCGAACGCGAAAGCCAGGGTTTCTATATCCGCAACGGCATCGTTGTGGTGTTGAAGAACGCCACCATCCCTGATGGAACCATCATCTAA
- a CDS encoding DNA-3-methyladenine glycosylase family protein: MQQRTDSVTPIQNRTLLHSSTPPPAHARPMKHVTAISFLQQSDPILAAVIERVGPCLLTTDEGDLLSCLAETIIYQQLSGKAAATIHRRFRQIYGETVPLTAAAILNTPDDVLRAAGLSRSKVTYIKDLAERIQAGLPTLEELQELDDEAIAKTLTQIRGIGRWSVQMLLIFRLGRLDVLPTDDLGVRAAIQKLYGLEALPDKKTMEELGQRWKPYRSIAVWYLWRSLDTPSTV; the protein is encoded by the coding sequence ATGCAGCAACGAACTGATTCGGTGACGCCAATCCAGAATCGTACCCTCCTCCACTCCTCTACCCCTCCACCTGCCCACGCCCGTCCCATGAAGCACGTTACCGCCATCTCGTTTCTCCAGCAGTCTGACCCCATCCTGGCAGCGGTTATCGAGCGCGTGGGACCCTGCCTTTTAACGACGGATGAAGGAGATTTGTTGTCCTGTCTGGCGGAAACAATTATCTATCAGCAACTTTCGGGGAAAGCTGCCGCGACCATCCATCGTCGGTTTCGGCAAATTTATGGTGAAACGGTCCCACTCACGGCAGCGGCAATTCTCAACACGCCCGACGACGTGCTGCGGGCAGCAGGACTGTCACGCTCTAAAGTGACCTACATCAAAGATCTGGCAGAACGGATACAGGCAGGCTTGCCCACTCTGGAGGAGTTACAAGAACTCGATGACGAGGCGATCGCCAAAACCCTCACCCAAATTCGCGGTATTGGACGATGGAGTGTGCAGATGTTGTTAATCTTCCGGTTGGGTCGTCTGGATGTGCTGCCGACGGATGACCTGGGGGTGCGAGCAGCGATCCAAAAGCTGTATGGCTTGGAGGCACTGCCCGACAAGAAGACCATGGAAGAGTTGGGGCAACGCTGGAAACCCTACCGCTCGATCGCTGTCTGGTATTTGTGGCGGAGTTTGGATACCCCGTCTACCGTTTAG
- a CDS encoding PPC domain-containing protein, translated as MSASNADNTLAKANNLGALRANRAVRSYVGRQDVVDVYKFQLGSRGSLNIALSGLRADADLQLLNSRGREIVRSRRTGSLSESIRRVLNAGTYYVKVLRVSGNTNYLMQFTPSLEPGNQNLWGNYTGVATSTIEVSNLFGQYVGTTQTQISTTVTIGRIKQAGGANESNPFNLTITPSPGSRNVEGAIELYSAVPYNIQGGFLAQYWTFQLSGNRLSGSLTNTYASQSLDANFFNSRREVSQGFWNYWSYDVAAGTRIGGTVTANEIRLRISGNSTDGSRPFVTDIVVRRSTS; from the coding sequence ATGTCAGCTAGCAATGCCGATAACACCTTAGCGAAGGCCAATAATTTAGGCGCACTGCGTGCCAATCGTGCTGTCAGAAGTTATGTAGGTCGCCAAGATGTCGTCGATGTCTACAAATTTCAATTAGGAAGCCGGGGCAGTTTGAATATTGCCCTGAGTGGGTTAAGAGCGGATGCCGATCTCCAACTGCTGAATTCTAGAGGCAGAGAAATTGTGCGATCGCGCCGTACAGGCAGCCTATCCGAATCGATTCGGCGGGTACTCAATGCCGGAACCTACTACGTCAAGGTGCTCCGAGTGTCGGGTAACACCAACTACCTGATGCAGTTTACGCCCAGTCTGGAACCGGGTAATCAAAATCTCTGGGGTAACTACACGGGCGTTGCGACCAGCACCATTGAGGTGTCCAATCTGTTTGGTCAGTATGTGGGCACCACCCAAACTCAAATCAGCACAACTGTCACCATTGGGCGGATTAAGCAAGCCGGAGGAGCCAATGAGAGCAATCCCTTTAACCTCACGATTACGCCTTCTCCTGGTTCTCGAAATGTGGAAGGGGCGATCGAGCTTTACTCGGCAGTTCCCTACAACATTCAAGGCGGATTTTTAGCGCAGTATTGGACGTTTCAACTGAGTGGCAACCGGCTGTCGGGTAGCCTAACCAACACTTATGCTTCACAATCGCTCGACGCCAATTTCTTTAACTCACGGCGTGAGGTCAGTCAGGGCTTCTGGAACTACTGGTCGTATGACGTTGCTGCCGGGACTCGCATCGGCGGAACGGTCACGGCAAACGAAATTCGATTGCGCATCAGCGGCAACTCGACCGATGGTAGTCGTCCGTTTGTGACTGACATTGTAGTGAGGCGATCGACCAGCTAA